One window of the Staphylococcus equorum genome contains the following:
- a CDS encoding metal-dependent transcriptional regulator: MLTEEKEDYLKAILTHNGDHFFVSNKTLSQYLNIKPPSVSEMVHRLEKTGYVETKPYKGVQLSDKGLTYTLDIIKRHRLIELFLIKILKYNWEEVHQEAEVLEHKVSNLFVERLDKLLDYPITCPHGGVIPRDSKYKELYTTNLLSFEADDKVTIKRVRDRTELLIYLSSKDILIDEEIKIINKDDTNKVIIVQKDENVTILSYDNAAHIYAEI, from the coding sequence ATGCTAACTGAAGAAAAAGAAGACTATTTAAAGGCGATTTTAACGCACAATGGTGATCATTTTTTTGTTTCAAATAAGACACTATCCCAATATTTAAACATCAAACCACCTTCAGTCAGTGAAATGGTTCACCGTTTAGAAAAAACTGGGTATGTTGAAACAAAACCATATAAAGGTGTGCAGCTTTCAGATAAAGGTTTAACATACACGTTGGATATCATTAAACGTCATCGTTTAATTGAATTGTTTTTAATAAAAATATTGAAATATAATTGGGAAGAAGTACATCAAGAAGCAGAAGTTTTAGAGCACAAAGTATCTAATTTGTTTGTAGAACGTTTGGATAAACTATTGGATTATCCAATTACTTGTCCACACGGTGGCGTGATACCACGTGATAGTAAATACAAAGAACTTTATACTACGAATTTACTTTCATTTGAGGCTGACGATAAGGTGACAATTAAACGTGTTCGTGATCGTACTGAATTACTCATATATTTATCGAGCAAAGATATATTAATTGATGAAGAAATTAAAATCATTAATAAAGACGATACAAATAAAGTGATTATTGTTCAAAAAGACGAAAATGTGACAATTTTAAGCTATGATAATGCAGCGCATATTTACGCTGAAATATAA
- a CDS encoding metal ABC transporter ATP-binding protein, which yields MLRVKNLNLTLGNKHVLEDINLNIPIKGEIIGIMGPNGAGKSSLLKSFIGEFKSTGTAHLNDDYIHNSLKSITYIPQKAHIDLDFPIDVEHVVISGAYKDIGWIKWVTSETKKRLNQLMKTLELESLRHRQISQLSGGQLQRVLVARALMTESTLYLLDEPFVGIDFHSEQIIMTQLQKLKSEGKLLLIVHHDLSKTEEYFDRVILLNKTIRYFGDSSTAMLPENLNSTFLNSNSKIEAT from the coding sequence ATGTTAAGAGTTAAAAACCTAAATCTAACTTTAGGGAATAAACATGTCTTAGAAGACATTAATTTAAACATTCCTATAAAAGGCGAGATTATTGGCATAATGGGGCCAAATGGTGCTGGGAAATCATCTTTACTCAAATCTTTTATTGGGGAGTTTAAATCTACTGGGACCGCCCACTTAAACGATGATTACATACATAATTCATTAAAATCTATCACCTATATTCCACAAAAAGCGCATATTGACTTAGATTTTCCAATTGATGTCGAACATGTTGTTATATCAGGCGCATACAAAGATATCGGTTGGATTAAATGGGTAACGTCAGAAACTAAAAAAAGGTTAAATCAATTGATGAAAACCTTGGAATTAGAAAGTTTACGTCATCGTCAAATTTCACAATTAAGTGGTGGTCAATTACAGCGTGTACTTGTCGCACGTGCGCTAATGACGGAAAGTACACTTTATTTGTTAGATGAGCCCTTTGTCGGTATTGATTTCCATAGTGAACAAATCATTATGACACAACTACAAAAATTGAAAAGTGAAGGTAAATTACTTTTAATTGTCCATCACGATTTATCAAAAACTGAAGAGTATTTTGATCGTGTCATACTTTTAAACAAAACAATTCGTTATTTCGGTGACAGTAGTACTGCAATGCTACCAGAGAATTTAAATAGTACATTTTTAAATTCGAACTCAAAAATTGAAGCGACTTAA
- a CDS encoding metal ABC transporter permease — protein MMEFVQHLLDYKFLSNALIISIVVGIVCGTVGCLIVLRGLSLMGDAMSHAVLPGVALSFLFNIPMFIGALITGMIASIFIGFITKNSKTKPDAAIGISFTAFLAMGIILISLINSTTDLYHILFGNLLAVTQSTFWSTIVVGVLVMILIILFYRPLMVSTFDPVFSRMSGLNTTITHYFVMLLLSLVIVASIQTVGIILVVALLITPASAAFLIAKKLHTMMIISSLFSTISAIVGLYFSYLYNLPSGATIVLCAFLIYIVIFILSKLQIFNKKGQTI, from the coding sequence ATTATGGAATTCGTTCAACATTTACTCGATTATAAATTTTTAAGCAATGCCTTAATTATTTCAATCGTAGTTGGAATTGTATGTGGTACAGTTGGCTGTCTCATCGTCCTTAGAGGACTTTCGCTAATGGGTGACGCAATGAGTCATGCTGTGTTACCTGGTGTCGCCCTATCTTTCTTATTCAATATCCCTATGTTTATTGGGGCATTAATCACAGGTATGATTGCCAGCATCTTCATTGGCTTTATTACGAAAAATAGTAAAACCAAACCTGACGCTGCTATCGGTATCAGTTTTACAGCATTTTTAGCGATGGGTATTATTTTAATCAGTTTGATTAACAGTACCACTGACTTATACCATATATTATTTGGTAACTTACTCGCTGTAACTCAATCAACATTTTGGTCAACAATTGTTGTTGGTGTACTGGTTATGATATTAATCATACTATTCTACAGACCGTTAATGGTCTCAACATTTGATCCAGTATTTAGCCGAATGAGTGGTCTAAACACCACTATAACTCACTATTTTGTAATGTTATTACTATCACTTGTAATTGTAGCGAGTATTCAAACTGTCGGCATTATTTTAGTTGTCGCGTTATTAATTACGCCAGCCTCAGCAGCGTTTTTAATTGCAAAAAAATTACATACAATGATGATTATATCAAGTCTTTTTAGTACAATCAGCGCGATTGTTGGCCTCTATTTCAGCTATCTTTATAATTTGCCAAGTGGCGCAACAATTGTATTATGCGCATTCTTGATTTACATCGTTATTTTTATATTAAGTAAATTACAAATTTTTAATAAGAAGGGACAAACTATATGA
- the mntC gene encoding manganese ABC transporter substrate-binding lipoprotein MntC has translation MKKIIAIALVFILFLSACSNGSNEKSDTASNDKLKIVTTNSILYDMVKNTAGDNVEIHSIVPIGQDPHEYEVKPKDIKALTDADVIFYNGLNLETGNGWFEKALSQANKSTKDDSVVRPSENVKPLYLEGGEGDKSKQDPHAWLSLDNGIKYVETIKDTILKHDKKHNDEIKAQSEKYLGELEQLNKESHDKFNDIPKEQRAMITSEGAFKYFSKQYDIKPGYIWEINTEKQGTPEQMKQAVQFVKDNNLKHLLVETSVDKKSMQSLSEETKKDIFGEVFTDSIGEKGSKGDSYYNMMKENIETVHGSME, from the coding sequence ATGAAAAAAATAATAGCAATTGCACTCGTTTTCATCCTTTTTTTAAGTGCATGTAGCAATGGGAGCAATGAAAAAAGCGATACAGCTTCAAATGATAAATTAAAAATTGTTACGACAAATTCAATATTATACGATATGGTCAAAAATACTGCCGGTGATAATGTTGAAATACATAGTATTGTGCCAATTGGCCAAGACCCTCACGAATATGAAGTTAAGCCTAAAGACATCAAAGCACTAACTGATGCAGATGTTATTTTTTATAACGGTTTGAACTTAGAAACAGGAAATGGCTGGTTTGAAAAAGCATTAAGTCAAGCCAATAAGTCAACTAAAGATGATTCTGTAGTAAGACCTTCTGAAAATGTAAAACCACTGTATTTAGAAGGTGGCGAAGGTGACAAATCAAAACAAGACCCTCATGCTTGGTTAAGTTTAGACAATGGTATTAAATATGTTGAAACAATCAAAGATACAATATTAAAACACGATAAAAAACATAATGACGAAATCAAAGCTCAAAGCGAAAAGTATCTTGGAGAACTAGAACAACTTAATAAAGAAAGTCATGATAAATTCAATGATATTCCTAAAGAGCAACGCGCAATGATCACAAGTGAAGGTGCCTTCAAATATTTCTCTAAACAATATGACATCAAACCTGGTTATATTTGGGAAATTAATACTGAAAAGCAAGGTACACCTGAGCAAATGAAACAAGCAGTTCAATTTGTAAAAGATAATAATTTGAAGCATTTACTTGTTGAAACAAGCGTTGATAAGAAGAGTATGCAAAGTTTAAGCGAAGAAACGAAAAAAGACATCTTTGGCGAAGTATTTACTGATTCAATCGGTGAAAAAGGGTCTAAAGGTGATTCTTATTACAATATGATGAAAGAAAATATCGAAACAGTACATGGCAGCATGGAATAA